Proteins encoded by one window of Rutidosis leptorrhynchoides isolate AG116_Rl617_1_P2 chromosome 7, CSIRO_AGI_Rlap_v1, whole genome shotgun sequence:
- the LOC139859665 gene encoding uncharacterized protein, whose amino-acid sequence MRRRLDTVAQKWDNGEWRLSWSREVIGGHNNSLLSRLLTDLQQITLSNSEDKWVSSLSSYGLFSVKSTCAHIDKQILPTRHVTTTWIKQIPRKVNVFWWRFKLDALPLRWNLSAKGIDIPSILCPICQQGVERKNLFFDCQVADDVWRSIRVWLNCNMPIFHSWEEVHSWIEALQVNTNASTRIKVVVVTVLWVLWRFRNGVAFNDIVIRRCMSHQAVLDHLQRSVTHHPSPKLKSRKYEEEEEEVAAQMRKKLL is encoded by the exons atgagacggag ACTTGATACGGTCGCTCAAAAGTGGGATAATGGGGAATGGCGTCTATCATGGTCTAGAGAAGTTATTGGCGGGCACAATAATTCTCTTCTATCTCGGCTTCTCACTGATTTACAGCAGATTACGTTATCGAACAGTGAGGATAAGTGGGTTTCTTCCTTAAGCAGCTATGGCCTGTTTTCGGTTAAATCGACTTGCGCACACATTGATAAACAGATTCTTCCAACACGGCATGTTACTACGACGTGGATTAAACAAATTCCGAGAAAAGTGAATGTTTTTTGGTGGCGATTTAAATTAGATGCTTTACCTCTTCGCTGGAACCTCTCCGCAAAAGGTATTGATATTCCGTCGATCTTGTGTCCGATATGCCAACAAGGAGTCGAACGAAAAAATCTTTTCTTTGATTGTCAAGTGGCTGATGATGTGTGGCGCTCGATTCGAGTGTGGTTAAACTGCAATATGCCTATTTTTCATTCTTGGGAAGAGGTGCATTCTTGGATCGAGGCCCTTCAAGTTAATACGAACGCTTCTACCAGGATTAAAGTTGTTGTGGTTACGGTCTTATGGGTGCTTTGGAGATTTAGGAACGGTGTGGCTTTCAACGATATAGTTATTCGTAGAT GCATGTCACATCAAGCGGTGTTAGACCATTTGCAACGCAGCGTCACCCACCATCCGTCACCCAAGCTG AAAAGTAGAaaatatgaagaagaagaagaagaagtggcTGCACAGATGAGGAAGAAGCTGCTTTAG